CAGCCACAGTCGCATTTGATGGAGTGGAAGACGTCGCCCGTCAGACATTGCGAGTGAATACGGACGAGGCAAGCCGGAGCTTCGGCGATGCGGCCCTTGGTGAGAACCACGTATTCCTGTCCCGAAGGCGCGACGCGGAAGCCCATCACACGAAATTCACCGATCTCCGTGGGCAAGCGGGCCTCGGCGACTTTTTCCACCAGGATGGCGGGTTTCGTCGAAGGGCTCGAAGACGCGCTCTCGTGCATCCTTTTCGACTGTCCGTTTTCCCCCATTGTCTTCCTCCCACAGCGTGCGCGAGCGTCTCAAACTCTCTTTCCGTCTCGCGCGATGACGGGCAATTATCTCATATCATGATCTCGTCTGCAATTTCGCTGCTGTGGCGATGATTGATCCGCCACCCCTGAGACTCCCGGAGCTGAACGCGACGGAGAAGGGCGCAACCGCCTATCCCCTTGCGACCCGGCGCGATCTGGCTTGACGGTGACCTGCGCCGGATGGTAGACTGACCACGCAACCAGTGGAAAAAAGCTACCAAAATATGGCAGTGTCACGACAGCACGAGCGATTCGTGCACCATCATTTTATTTTTTCCGCTCTCTCTCGCTGGGCTCCAATCTTTCATCCATCAAGGAGGTAGGCGTGGCTTTCAAGGTAGGACAGAAGGTCGTCTATCCGAACCATGGCATCGGAATCATCGAGCAAATTTGTGTGCGCCAGGTTCTCAACGGAGAAGAATGTGAGTTTTATCAGTTGCGCCTGGTGGCCACGAATTCGGTGGTGATGGTTCCGGTCGTCAATGCGAGAGATGTCGGCCTGCGTCCTCCGATTTCGTCGGAAGGATGCGCCCGCTTATTTAAGGTACTCGCCGACGATTTTGAAGACCCTCCGGCTGACTGGAAAGATCGGTATAAACTGTTCACCGATCGCATGCGGACCGGTGATATTTTCGAGATGGCGGAAGTTCTCAAGACGCTCGTCTATCTCGATTCGATCAAGCCGCTGTCATTCCGGGAAAAGAGATTGTTGGAAAAAGCCCGCCAGTTGGTTGTGGCGGAGATTGCCGAGGTGACGCGCAAGCCCGTCTCCCATGTTGAGCCGATGCTCGACGAAGCCCTCTCGCGGGCCTGCCTCAAGCACCAGGCGGGCAACGGAAAGGCCCGCATGGCCATGGCCGCCAGCCGCTGATGCGGGCTCGGTCATGGGGGGAGATGGCGTTGGGAAGCTGACGCGTCTCACTTGGATGAAGAAGTTTTATGGACGATCCAGGCTCTCTGCTTGATAATCTCCGAGTCCTTCTGGTCTTCCTTCTTGTTTTGCTCAATGGCTTTTTCGTTATGTCGGAGTTCGCTCTGGTGACCGTGCGGCGATCCTGGGTGGAGACGATGGCCGGCCGGGGCGACCGACGGGCTCGCGTGTTATTGCGCGTGATCTCGAAAATTGATGACTACATCGCCGCCACGCAGTTGGGAATCACCATCGCCAGCATCGCCCTCGGTTGGGTAGGCGAACCCGCTTTGTCCCGTCTGCTGGAGCCTTTGTTCGCTCCCCTGGCGTCGAACTTTCTCACCTCGTTTGCCAGCCATACACTGGCGGTCGTCCTCGCGTTCACCATCATCACTTTCCTTCACGTGGTGGTTGGTGAACTGGCTCCGAAGACCCTCGCCCTGGAGCGAACCCAGTCCATTGCCCTGCTTGTTGCCCGACCGATGGAGCTTTTTTATCGCATGTTCAAACCGTTTGTCCTCTTACTCAACCGATCGGGAATTTTTGTCCTTCGGTTGCTGGGAATCCCTCCGACGCACGGTC
The sequence above is drawn from the Blastocatellia bacterium genome and encodes:
- a CDS encoding CarD family transcriptional regulator; this encodes MAFKVGQKVVYPNHGIGIIEQICVRQVLNGEECEFYQLRLVATNSVVMVPVVNARDVGLRPPISSEGCARLFKVLADDFEDPPADWKDRYKLFTDRMRTGDIFEMAEVLKTLVYLDSIKPLSFREKRLLEKARQLVVAEIAEVTRKPVSHVEPMLDEALSRACLKHQAGNGKARMAMAASR